A genomic stretch from bacterium includes:
- a CDS encoding amidohydrolase family protein, which yields MRALRAPFILPISQKPIPDGVVVIEDGRIVDVGPAAKLLSEYPSAEREDYSHAVLMPGLVNAHTHLDLMNFDGKTASGESLEFFDWLTLGWNHRRSLTPAGRRQCFDDGIRQLLRSGTTCVGDAGQY from the coding sequence GTGAGAGCGCTGCGAGCCCCTTTTATCCTGCCCATTTCCCAGAAACCGATCCCGGACGGCGTCGTGGTCATTGAAGACGGCCGGATCGTGGATGTCGGTCCCGCCGCCAAGCTGCTGTCCGAATACCCCTCGGCCGAGCGCGAGGACTATTCTCACGCGGTCTTGATGCCCGGACTCGTCAACGCCCACACGCACCTGGACCTCATGAATTTCGACGGAAAAACCGCTTCCGGCGAGTCTCTCGAATTCTTCGACTGGCTCACCTTGGGCTGGAACCACCGGCGGTCGCTCACGCCCGCCGGGCGCCGCCAGTGCTTCGACGACGGCATCCGACAGCTCCTCCGCTCCGGGACGACGTGCGTGGGCGACGCGGGCCAGTAC